A portion of the Natronococcus sp. AD-5 genome contains these proteins:
- a CDS encoding class I SAM-dependent methyltransferase yields MAVSQSERPDPLGRAMRDYQRGEPGTLSYRDGDRTGGGRVREHYFRPRSEWGEHTIERLRSLEGPVLDVGCGAGQHVCWLQDHGVDVVGVDVSPGAVEAARSRGGEDVRRDDMFDLPFDRDRFRSLHCIGTQLGLAGSLAGISELLAEFARVTGGDGVAVVDNYDPRRLGDDFLGYRFDPRTGVARRCFHFEYERDGERVVGPTLQFLLCSPARLEEATIGTPWAVTDVRHDDPDGAHYVATLAASREARSSAGDSSS; encoded by the coding sequence ATGGCAGTCAGCCAGTCCGAACGACCGGATCCCCTGGGGCGGGCGATGCGCGACTACCAGCGCGGCGAACCGGGAACGCTGTCGTATCGGGACGGCGATCGAACGGGCGGCGGGCGCGTTCGCGAGCACTACTTCCGCCCGCGATCGGAGTGGGGCGAGCACACGATCGAGCGCCTGCGGAGTCTCGAGGGACCGGTCCTCGACGTGGGCTGCGGGGCGGGCCAGCACGTCTGCTGGTTGCAGGATCACGGCGTCGACGTCGTCGGCGTCGACGTCAGCCCCGGCGCCGTCGAGGCGGCCCGATCGCGAGGCGGCGAGGACGTCCGCCGCGACGACATGTTCGACCTTCCGTTCGACCGCGATCGGTTTCGATCGCTCCACTGCATCGGCACCCAGCTCGGACTCGCCGGCTCGCTCGCCGGTATCAGCGAGCTCCTCGCGGAGTTCGCTCGCGTGACGGGCGGGGACGGCGTCGCCGTCGTCGACAACTACGACCCCCGTCGACTCGGGGACGACTTCCTCGGCTACCGGTTCGATCCGCGGACCGGCGTCGCCCGCCGGTGTTTTCACTTCGAGTACGAGCGGGACGGAGAGCGGGTCGTCGGGCCGACGCTTCAGTTCCTCCTGTGCTCGCCGGCTCGGCTCGAGGAGGCGACCATCGGCACGCCGTGGGCGGTGACGGACGTGCGCCACGACGATCCGGACGGCGCCCACTACGTCGCTACGCTGGCGGCATCGAGGGAGGCGCGCTCGAGTGCCGGAGACTCTTCCAGTTGA
- a CDS encoding ferredoxin: MKVEFDEDTCIGMYQCVAEWDAFEEDKSKGKAILEDSEEVEDGIFVREVPEDAELDAKFAARTCPVDAITIYDADGEQLIP, encoded by the coding sequence ATGAAGGTCGAATTCGACGAGGACACCTGCATCGGGATGTACCAGTGCGTCGCCGAGTGGGACGCCTTCGAGGAGGACAAGTCGAAGGGGAAGGCGATCCTCGAGGACAGCGAGGAGGTCGAGGACGGCATCTTCGTCCGCGAGGTCCCCGAGGATGCGGAACTCGACGCGAAGTTCGCCGCCCGGACCTGCCCGGTCGACGCGATCACGATCTACGACGCCGACGGCGAGCAGCTGATTCCGTAA
- the mdh gene encoding malate dehydrogenase, which translates to MTKVSVVGAAGTVGAAAGYNIALRDVADKLVFVDIPDKEDDTIGQAADANHGAAYDSNTTIRQGGYEDTAGSDVVVITAGIPRQPGQTRIDLAGDNAPIMEDIGSSIAEHNDDFVTVTTSNPVDLLNRHLYEAGDRAREKVIGFGGRLDSARFRYVISQRFDAPVRNVEATILGEHGDAQVPVFSKVRVNGRDLEFDDDEKDELLSELQTSAMNVIEKKGATEWGPATGVGHMVEAILRDTGEVLPASVKLEGEYGHEDTAFGVPVKLGANGVEEIVEWDLTEFERNQLGEAAEKLSDQYDKIA; encoded by the coding sequence ATGACGAAAGTTAGCGTGGTCGGCGCGGCCGGAACGGTCGGGGCCGCCGCAGGCTACAACATCGCGCTTCGGGACGTTGCGGACAAACTCGTCTTCGTCGACATTCCGGACAAGGAAGACGACACGATCGGGCAGGCTGCCGACGCGAACCACGGCGCAGCCTACGATTCGAACACGACGATCCGGCAGGGCGGCTACGAGGACACCGCCGGCTCGGACGTCGTCGTCATCACCGCCGGGATTCCGCGTCAGCCGGGCCAGACCCGGATCGACCTCGCGGGCGACAACGCGCCGATCATGGAGGACATCGGCTCCTCGATCGCCGAACACAACGACGACTTCGTCACCGTCACGACCTCGAACCCGGTCGACCTGCTGAACCGCCACCTCTACGAAGCGGGCGACCGCGCGCGAGAGAAAGTGATCGGCTTCGGCGGCCGGCTCGACTCCGCCCGGTTCCGCTACGTCATCTCCCAGCGCTTCGACGCGCCCGTTCGGAACGTCGAGGCGACGATCCTCGGCGAGCACGGCGACGCGCAGGTTCCCGTCTTCTCGAAGGTCCGCGTCAACGGCCGGGACCTCGAGTTCGACGACGACGAGAAGGACGAACTCCTCTCCGAACTCCAGACCTCGGCGATGAACGTCATCGAGAAGAAAGGCGCCACGGAGTGGGGCCCGGCGACCGGCGTCGGCCACATGGTCGAAGCCATCCTCCGCGACACGGGCGAAGTGCTCCCCGCGAGCGTCAAGCTCGAGGGCGAGTACGGTCACGAGGACACCGCCTTCGGCGTTCCCGTCAAACTCGGCGCCAACGGCGTCGAGGAGATCGTCGAGTGGGACTTAACCGAGTTCGAGCGCAACCAGCTCGGCGAGGCCGCCGAGAAGCTCTCGGACCAGTACGACAAGATCGCGTAA
- a CDS encoding TIGR00725 family protein, translated as MRVSVIGGGAITSETESQAEEIGRELGRRGHAVVCGGRGGTMEAVCRGAKSEGGTTIGILPTERPADANEYVDVPIATGLGHARNALVPLNGDAVIALAGGHGTLTEIGFAGIYDRPIVGLETRDVPGVETVETPEAAVDAVEGALEGGRR; from the coding sequence ATGCGCGTCAGCGTCATCGGCGGCGGTGCGATCACGAGCGAGACGGAATCGCAGGCCGAGGAGATCGGTCGGGAACTCGGTCGACGGGGACACGCGGTCGTCTGCGGCGGCCGCGGCGGGACGATGGAAGCGGTCTGCCGCGGGGCGAAATCCGAAGGCGGAACGACGATCGGCATCCTCCCGACCGAGCGACCGGCGGACGCCAACGAGTACGTCGACGTGCCGATCGCGACCGGGCTCGGCCACGCCAGGAACGCGCTCGTCCCGCTGAACGGGGATGCGGTCATCGCGCTGGCCGGCGGCCACGGCACGCTCACGGAGATCGGGTTCGCCGGGATCTACGACCGACCCATCGTCGGCCTCGAAACCCGCGACGTTCCCGGCGTCGAAACCGTCGAGACGCCCGAGGCGGCCGTCGACGCCGTCGAGGGCGCGCTCGAGGGAGGACGCCGATGA
- a CDS encoding GNAT family N-acetyltransferase encodes MTRETDPYAIREELPDPETFAALREAADMPSRSLEGIERGLPNSCYGVIAVHEPSGEVVGMGRIVGDGGTVYQISDMAVHLDHQRRGIGTRIMELLEAYLEETAPPRAYVTLVADVDGFYERFGFEETRPASKGMYRRTE; translated from the coding sequence ATGACTCGCGAGACTGATCCGTACGCGATCCGCGAGGAACTACCGGACCCCGAGACGTTCGCCGCGCTGCGCGAAGCCGCCGACATGCCGTCGCGCTCGCTCGAGGGGATCGAACGCGGACTGCCGAACTCGTGCTACGGCGTGATCGCGGTCCACGAACCGTCCGGCGAGGTCGTCGGCATGGGTCGGATCGTCGGCGACGGCGGCACCGTCTACCAGATCTCCGATATGGCGGTTCACCTGGACCACCAGCGACGGGGGATCGGGACGCGGATCATGGAACTCCTCGAGGCGTATCTCGAGGAAACGGCCCCGCCGCGGGCGTACGTCACCCTCGTGGCGGACGTCGACGGCTTCTACGAACGGTTCGGCTTCGAGGAGACGCGGCCGGCCTCGAAGGGGATGTACCGCCGCACCGAGTGA
- a CDS encoding Sjogren's syndrome/scleroderma autoantigen 1 family protein: MSDFDKEAEREKLREKYERDKAEREATQRMSDLLLKGATMTNKHCGTCGDPLFQQDGTTFCPSCHGNPDAVQGSELEARSAEESATDGSTARSATEPDDSDRPQPGTADDDSTTVEDASDADPEAPPERTGQTVETDPAGDPGDQPPSPPSRSTPERDVRTQSSETEPSRRSETNRAQSDEHHAESGRTPPANASPSSASPSGGLEAAHGSLVVALEKFAREAAETDDPRYAKECLEAAREAGETLDVLR, encoded by the coding sequence ATGAGCGACTTCGACAAGGAAGCCGAGCGCGAGAAGCTTCGTGAGAAGTACGAGCGCGACAAGGCCGAACGGGAGGCCACCCAGCGGATGAGCGACCTCCTGCTCAAGGGAGCCACGATGACCAACAAGCACTGTGGCACTTGCGGCGATCCCCTCTTCCAGCAGGACGGAACGACGTTCTGTCCCAGCTGTCACGGGAACCCCGACGCGGTCCAGGGATCGGAACTCGAGGCTCGGTCGGCCGAGGAGTCGGCAACCGACGGGTCGACCGCACGATCGGCGACCGAGCCCGACGATTCCGACCGTCCGCAGCCCGGAACGGCCGACGACGACTCGACTACCGTCGAAGACGCTTCGGACGCGGATCCGGAGGCGCCCCCGGAGCGGACGGGACAGACCGTCGAGACGGACCCGGCCGGCGACCCGGGCGATCAGCCACCCTCGCCGCCCTCCCGATCGACCCCGGAGCGCGACGTTCGGACGCAGTCGTCCGAGACCGAGCCGTCTCGACGGAGCGAGACGAACCGAGCGCAGTCCGACGAACACCACGCCGAGTCGGGTCGGACGCCTCCTGCGAACGCGTCGCCGTCGAGTGCATCACCGTCGGGCGGTCTCGAGGCCGCCCACGGTTCGCTGGTCGTCGCACTCGAGAAGTTCGCGCGCGAAGCCGCCGAGACGGACGATCCGCGGTACGCGAAGGAGTGTCTGGAAGCCGCTCGCGAGGCCGGCGAGACGCTCGACGTGCTTCGGTAG
- a CDS encoding thiol-disulfide oxidoreductase DCC family protein: MSEEIPDEEPIVLFDGVCNLCAGFVQFVVPRDADGVFHFASLQSDVGRRLLAEHGLADDELDSIVLIEGEDAYVKSSAVIRIAVILGGIYALARPLRFLPRRLRDWGYDLVAANRYRLFGEKDQCMMPTGNVRERFLD, encoded by the coding sequence ATGAGCGAGGAGATCCCCGACGAGGAACCGATCGTGCTCTTCGATGGCGTTTGTAACCTCTGTGCGGGGTTCGTCCAGTTCGTCGTCCCGCGAGACGCGGACGGCGTCTTTCACTTCGCGTCGCTCCAGTCCGACGTCGGCCGGCGACTGCTCGCCGAGCACGGCCTCGCGGACGACGAACTGGACTCGATCGTCCTGATCGAGGGTGAGGACGCGTACGTCAAGTCCTCTGCCGTCATCAGGATCGCCGTCATCCTCGGCGGGATCTACGCGCTCGCTCGCCCGCTACGATTCCTTCCGCGACGACTGCGCGACTGGGGGTACGACCTGGTCGCCGCCAACCGATATCGGCTGTTCGGCGAGAAAGACCAGTGTATGATGCCGACCGGAAACGTCCGGGAGCGGTTTCTCGACTAG